A genomic window from Labrus bergylta chromosome 7, fLabBer1.1, whole genome shotgun sequence includes:
- the commd9 gene encoding COMM domain-containing protein 9: MSSSAIKLSCDYNLTSHVNMAAAVSSEHFDNLQLLLKAPSKDAVRDVCVQSHRRPSRRLTETTAATLSIPAAQAAQLVQSLHVLSHHVLFYNLSSPEQILALFPESFHSSLKNLITKVLLENSATWKTEALGHQISLPQLKDLDWRVDMVTASDSVSRMSVPTCLVQLEIDDPSAGGDSVSAVTVELSRESLDTILDGLGRIRDQLSVVAGK, encoded by the exons ATGAGCAGTAGCGCCATCAAGCTGTCATGTGACTACAACTTAACGTCACATGTCAACATGGCTGCCGCTGTCTCCAGCGAACATTTCGACAACTTACAGCTTCTCCTTAAG GCTCCCTCTAAAGATGCGGTGAGAGACGTTTGTGTTCAGAGTCACAGAAGACCGAGTCGTCGGCTGACAGAGACCACAGCAGCCACACTCAGCATCCCTGCAGCCCAGGCTgctcag CTGGTCCAGTCGCTCCACGTTCTGTCTCATCACGTCCTCTTCTACAACCTGAGCTCTCCAGAGCAGATCCTCGCTCTCTTCCCTGAATCGTTCCACTCCAGTCTGAAGAACCTGATCACCAAGGTCCTGCTGGAGAACAG TGCGACGTGGAAAACAGAAGCTCTCGGTCATCAGA TCTCTCTCCCCCAGCTGAAGGACTTGGACTGGAGAGTCGACATGGTGACCGCCTCGGACTCGGTCAGCCGCATGTCCGTCCCGACCTGCCTCGTTCAGCTCGAG ATTGACGATCCGTCAGCAGGCGGCGACTCTGTCTCCGCGGTGACGGTGGAGCTGAGCCGAGAGTCTCTGGACACCATACTGGACGGACTGGGACGAATCAGAGACCAGCTGTCTGTGGTCGCTGGGAAATGA
- the sh3gl3b gene encoding endophilin-A3b has protein sequence MDLSLPGGTSSDHRPAGVCLSGPPVKMSVSGMKKQLHKASQLLNERLMGAEGTKMDEDFLKMEKSVLVINSLLLELISRTTEVLQPNPAYRAKLSMLNTMSRIRGQGRSVGYPQTEGMLGDCMCQYGCELGAASEFGGALSGVGESLQQVAQARDTLDVNVKHSFIDPLQDLQDTELKEIRFHLKKLNGRRLDFDYKRRRRGKVPAEEVRQAWDKFSSSKEQAERSMFVLLQSDVDQLRPLAALVSELLDFHRNAQRIMLSLHGNLQARLTAASNRPERRFRPKKIRIRSEHNGGLGLGFYQQPSLPSPVSSAEEFTELPSRPGSPISCYADSRTVLDQPCCRAMYSFHPNQEGELDFNEGDIIILTNRVDANWYEGALGSKSGLFPVSYVDVLVPLPLP, from the exons ATGGATCTGTCGCTACCCGGCGGCACTTCCTCTGATCACCGGCCGGCAGGTGTTTGTTTGTCCGGACCTCCGGTAAAGATGTCCGTCTCCGGGATGAAGAAGCAGCTTCACAAAGCCAGCCAG CTGCTGAATGAGAGGCTGATGGGAGCTGAAGGAACGAAGATGGACGAGGACTTCCTGAAGATGGAGAAG AGTGTTTTAGTGATCAACTCTCTGCTGCTCGAGCTGATCTCCAGAACCACCGAGGTCCTCCAACCAAACCCAG CGTACAGAGCCAAACTGAGCATGCTCAACACCATGTCCAGGATCCGAGGACAGGGAAGGTCGGTGGGTTACCCGCAGACAGAGGGCATGCTGGGAGATTGTATGTGTCAATATGGATGCGAGCTCGGAGCGGCGTCTGAATTCG GTGGCGCTCTCTCCGGTGTGGGTGAATCTCTGCAACAGGTGGCTCAGGCCCGGGACACCCTGGACGTCAACGTCAAACACAGCTTCATCGACCCGCTGCAGGATCTCCAGGACACCGAGCTGAAAGAGATCAGG TTCCATCTGAAGAAGCTGAACGGTCGCCGGCTCGATTTCGACTACAAGAGGAGACGGAGGGGGAAAGTCCCGGCGGAGGAAGTGCGACAGGCCTGGGACAAGTTCAGCTCGTCTAAAGAGCAGGCAGAGAGGAGCATGTTCGTCCTGCTGCAGAGCGAC GTGGATCAGCTCCGTCCTCTGGCCGCTCTGGTCTCTGAACTGTTGGACTTTCACCGTAACGCCCAACGTATCATGCTCAGTCTCCACGGCAACCTGCAGGCGAG GTTGACGGCGGCCTCGAACAGACCCGAGCGAAGGTTCAGACCCAAAAAGATCCGGATCAGAAGTGAACACAACGGCGGCCTCGGCCTCGGGTTCTACCAACAGCCGTCGCTCCCCTCCCCAGTTTCCTCAGCAGAGGAGTTCACAGAGTTACCGTCCAGACCGGGAAGCCCCATCTCCTGCTACG CTGACAGTAGGACGGTCCTGGATCAGCCCTGTTGCCGGGCGATGTACTCGTTCCACCCGAACCAGGAGGGCGAGCTGGACTTCAATGAGGGcgacatcatcatcctcactaaCCGCGTCGACGCCAACTGGTACGAGGGTGCGCTCGGCAGCAAGTCGGGGCTGTTCCCCGTCAGCTACGTGGACGTGCTGGTGCCTCTACcgttaccatga